The Flavobacterium psychrotrophum region GTACATTTACCAAATGCCTTAATAAGCAGTTTAGCACCTGTAATGTTCTGTCCGTCCCAAGGGGTAAACGGTGCAAGCAGCTCAAGGCGCTCAGATGTAGGGCTAACCACGATTTTTACACCAGAACCGTCTTCTGCCGGAGCCTGGAATCCAGGATCTTCAGCATCAAAACCTTTTGGAGGCAGCTCATTACCAGTAGGCTCATCAAGCATTACCTCTTCGCCATCTTCGTTGATAAGCTTATCTGTAATAGGATTAAAGCCAAGGTCTCCCGCAATGGCAAGCGCAGTTACAAGCTCCGGAGAACCTACAAACGCCAGCGTATTAGGGTTACCATCTGCACGCTTAGAGAAGTTACGGTTAAAAGAGTGTACAATAGTGTTACGCTCTTCTTTCTCAGCACCTTCCCTGTCCCACATACCAATACATGGTCCGCAGGCATTAGCAAATACTGTTGCGCCAATTTTATCGAATGTATCAATAAAGCCGTCGCGCTCTATGGTATAACGCACCACTTCAGATCCCGGAGTGATGGTAAACTGCGATTTAGTTTTAAGTTTCTTCTCTGCAACCTGCCTGGCAAGTGAAGCCGATCGCGAAATATCTTCGTAAGAAGAGTTTGTACAAGAACCTATAAGACCTACCTGAATTTGTAAAGGCCAGTCGTTTTTAGCAGCTTCTTCTTTCATCTTAGAGATAGGCGTAGCTAAATCCGGAGTAAAAGGGCCGTTAAGGTGTGGTTCCAGCTCAGAAAGGTTGATTTCTATAACCTGGTCAAAATACTGCTCAGGGTTAGCATATACCTCGTCATCTCCGGTAAGGTAAGCCGCAACTTTGTCTGCAGCATCAGCCACGTCGGCACGGTTAGTAGCACGAAGGTAACGACTCATAGAATCGTCGTAACCAAAGGTAGATGTTGTAGCACCTATCTCTGCACCCATGTTACAAATGGTACCTTTACCGGTACATGACATAGATGTGGCACCTTCGCCAAAATATTCAACTACAGCGCCCGTACCACCTTTTACGGTAAGGATACCGGCTACTTTAAGGATAACGTCTTTAGGGGCAGTCCAGCCGCTTAGCTTACCTGTAAGTTTTACACCTATAAGTTTCGGGAATTTAAGCTCCCACGCCATGCCACTCATTACGTCTACCGCATCTGCACCCCCCACACCAATAGCAA contains the following coding sequences:
- a CDS encoding aconitate hydratase → MAFDIEMIKKVYANMAERVDKARELVGRPLTLSEKILYSHLWEKTPSQAFKRGKDYVDFAPDRVACQDATAQMALLQFMHAGKAKVAVPTTVHCDHLIQAKVDAKTDLKRAKEQSNEVFEFLSSISNKYGIGFWKPGAGIIHQVVLENYAFPGGMMIGTDSHTVNAGGLGMLAIGVGGADAVDVMSGMAWELKFPKLIGVKLTGKLSGWTAPKDVILKVAGILTVKGGTGAVVEYFGEGATSMSCTGKGTICNMGAEIGATTSTFGYDDSMSRYLRATNRADVADAADKVAAYLTGDDEVYANPEQYFDQVIEINLSELEPHLNGPFTPDLATPISKMKEEAAKNDWPLQIQVGLIGSCTNSSYEDISRSASLARQVAEKKLKTKSQFTITPGSEVVRYTIERDGFIDTFDKIGATVFANACGPCIGMWDREGAEKEERNTIVHSFNRNFSKRADGNPNTLAFVGSPELVTALAIAGDLGFNPITDKLINEDGEEVMLDEPTGNELPPKGFDAEDPGFQAPAEDGSGVKIVVSPTSERLELLAPFTPWDGQNITGAKLLIKAFGKCTTDHISMAGPWLRFRGHLDNISNNMLIGAVNAFNQKTNNVKNQLTGEYGPVPATARDYKAAGIPSIVVGDHNYGEGSSREHAAMEPRHLGVKAVLVKSFARIHETNLKKQGMLALTFANEADYDKIQENDTINFTDLKEFAPNRQLTLEFVHDDGTTDTILVNHSYNEGQIGWFVAGSALNLIAAAGAEETKA